From one Campylobacter suis genomic stretch:
- a CDS encoding twin-arginine translocation signal domain-containing protein produces MQRRNFLKGAAAVAAGASSVNASSFISDNLMNETCQQR; encoded by the coding sequence ATGCAAAGACGAAATTTTTTAAAAGGTGCCGCTGCAGTGGCGGCTGGTGCTAGTAGCGTAAATGCTTCAAGCTTCATTAGTGATAACCTAATGAACGAGACATGCCAGCAAAGATGA
- a CDS encoding molybdopterin-dependent oxidoreductase, producing the protein MPAKMSASHFGAIKGLSKNGKFEGMMDATEIDFFPVTLTEGVLARTYDQTRIAKPSVRKGYLEKGYKSDKSKRGKDEWVEISWDEAYKLVADELKRVYKEHGASAIYGGSYGWYSVGSVNNPQALLGRMLNILGGYTTRTLTYSTHAIRAIMPYITGTDESNALQTAWPMILKHTEVVVIWGADPINTNQIAWGVPDHESYIYFRKLKEQMKKRGVKVITIDPVYNNTSKYLNAEHVFVNPTTDIPLMMAICYEMMAAGVANENFLKKYTSGAEQFKAYLKGEGEDKVVKDAAWAAKICGVNEQDIKTLAKIFGSKTTMLMGGWGPQRAHHGEQFHWMLATLAAFIGQIGTEGGGYGFGYHYSDGGCPSPAAPTGNALSANLNGSQGATTSTSAAFPGLGSMSIVPSIDGEWKNRNNIAIPVSRILDCINNPGKEVDFNCKKLTYPEIKMAYWAGGNPYHHHPDTKMMAKTFEKLETFIVQDCFWTASARMADIVLPATTEQERNDITKSHTNKFIIAMHKIAEPYAQAKNDYDIYAGILKQIGETELNAFTEGKSAEEWIRHFYDASKKKADASNIAMPSFEEFWEKGFVKFEVPQSAKEYVKMAEFRKNPIINRLGTPSGKIEIVSKKIEKAGYADCPGHPTWMEPMEWLGSDKTKKYPLNLVSPHPKYRLHSQLNNTWLRNLEEVKGREPIWIHPEDAKARELQTGDVVKIYNDRGEILGGVIVTENVKRGVVRMQEGGWWDPDKKGLCKHGNVNVLIPNEPTSSLAMGNQATALVEIKKFDGELPELQVFSQPKFSKKG; encoded by the coding sequence ATGCCAGCAAAGATGAGTGCGAGCCATTTTGGCGCGATAAAGGGCTTAAGCAAGAACGGCAAATTTGAAGGCATGATGGACGCGACAGAGATAGACTTCTTCCCTGTTACGCTAACAGAGGGCGTTTTAGCTAGGACATACGATCAAACTCGTATCGCAAAGCCAAGCGTTAGAAAAGGCTACCTTGAAAAGGGCTATAAAAGCGACAAGAGCAAGCGCGGTAAAGATGAGTGGGTCGAGATAAGCTGGGATGAGGCGTATAAGCTAGTGGCTGATGAGCTAAAGCGTGTTTATAAAGAGCACGGCGCTAGCGCGATATACGGCGGAAGCTACGGCTGGTATAGCGTCGGAAGTGTAAATAACCCACAAGCCCTTCTTGGCAGGATGCTAAATATCCTTGGAGGCTACACAACAAGGACGCTTACATACTCAACGCACGCTATCCGCGCCATCATGCCTTACATCACAGGCACCGATGAGAGCAACGCCCTTCAAACAGCGTGGCCTATGATACTAAAACACACCGAAGTCGTAGTCATCTGGGGAGCAGATCCTATAAATACAAACCAAATCGCATGGGGCGTGCCAGATCACGAGAGCTACATCTACTTTAGAAAGCTAAAAGAGCAGATGAAAAAGCGCGGGGTCAAAGTCATCACGATAGATCCAGTCTATAACAACACTTCAAAGTATTTAAACGCAGAGCATGTGTTTGTAAATCCTACGACAGACATTCCGCTCATGATGGCGATATGCTATGAGATGATGGCAGCTGGCGTAGCAAATGAAAATTTCTTGAAAAAATATACAAGCGGTGCAGAGCAGTTTAAAGCCTATCTAAAAGGCGAAGGCGAAGATAAGGTCGTAAAAGACGCAGCTTGGGCGGCTAAAATTTGCGGTGTAAATGAGCAAGACATAAAAACTTTGGCTAAAATTTTTGGTAGTAAAACGACTATGCTAATGGGCGGCTGGGGTCCGCAAAGAGCGCACCATGGTGAGCAGTTTCACTGGATGCTAGCAACACTTGCGGCATTTATCGGACAGATCGGTACTGAGGGTGGTGGATACGGCTTTGGCTATCACTACTCAGATGGCGGTTGCCCAAGTCCAGCAGCACCTACTGGTAACGCACTAAGTGCAAATTTAAACGGCTCACAAGGCGCTACGACATCGACATCTGCAGCATTTCCAGGACTTGGCTCGATGAGTATAGTGCCGAGCATAGATGGCGAGTGGAAAAATCGTAATAATATCGCTATACCGGTTTCTAGAATTCTTGATTGTATAAACAACCCTGGCAAAGAGGTTGATTTTAACTGCAAGAAGCTAACATATCCTGAGATAAAGATGGCTTACTGGGCAGGCGGTAACCCATATCACCACCATCCTGATACAAAAATGATGGCAAAGACATTTGAAAAGCTTGAGACTTTCATCGTTCAAGACTGCTTCTGGACTGCGTCTGCTAGGATGGCTGATATAGTACTACCAGCCACCACAGAGCAAGAGCGAAACGACATAACAAAATCACATACAAACAAATTTATCATCGCCATGCATAAGATCGCCGAGCCATACGCACAAGCCAAAAATGACTACGACATCTATGCTGGTATCTTAAAGCAGATCGGCGAGACCGAGCTTAACGCATTTACAGAGGGTAAGAGTGCAGAAGAGTGGATAAGACATTTTTATGACGCTTCTAAGAAAAAAGCAGACGCTAGCAATATCGCTATGCCAAGCTTTGAGGAGTTCTGGGAGAAGGGCTTTGTGAAATTTGAAGTGCCACAAAGCGCAAAAGAGTATGTCAAAATGGCTGAGTTTAGAAAAAATCCTATCATAAACCGCCTTGGCACACCATCTGGCAAGATAGAGATCGTATCTAAAAAGATAGAAAAAGCAGGCTATGCCGACTGCCCGGGTCATCCAACATGGATGGAGCCTATGGAGTGGCTAGGAAGCGATAAGACTAAAAAGTATCCGCTAAATTTAGTATCGCCACACCCTAAATACCGCCTTCACAGCCAGCTAAATAACACTTGGCTAAGAAATCTTGAAGAGGTAAAAGGCAGAGAGCCTATCTGGATACATCCTGAGGATGCAAAGGCCAGAGAGCTACAAACTGGCGATGTGGTTAAAATTTACAACGACAGAGGCGAGATACTAGGTGGTGTCATCGTGACTGAAAATGTCAAGCGCGGTGTTGTCAGAATGCAAGAAGGCGGCTGGTGGGATCCAGATAAAAAAGGACTTTGCAAGCACGGTAATGTCAATGTCCTTATCCCTAACGAGCCTACTTCAAGTCTAGCCATGGGTAATCAAGCAACAGCCTTGGTCGAGATAAAGAAATTTGACGGCGAGCTACCTGAGCTTCAGGTCTTTTCGCAGCCTAAGTTTAGCAAGAAGGGTTAA